A genome region from Microbacterium profundi includes the following:
- a CDS encoding DUF1304 domain-containing protein, with the protein MLIFGLVLAAAAAAFHVFIFALESLRWTEPETRKIFGIASEADAETTKPLAFNQGFYNLFLALATLLGIALLISGLATVGLTLVFAGTGMMLAAALVLVLSNRKQARSAAMQGGLPLLAIAVTAIAVAVN; encoded by the coding sequence ATGCTCATCTTCGGTCTGGTCCTCGCGGCGGCTGCCGCAGCCTTCCACGTCTTCATCTTCGCGCTCGAGTCCCTGAGGTGGACGGAGCCCGAGACACGCAAGATCTTCGGTATCGCCAGTGAGGCGGATGCAGAGACCACGAAGCCGCTCGCGTTCAACCAGGGCTTCTACAACCTGTTCCTCGCGCTCGCGACGCTGCTCGGGATCGCGTTGCTGATCTCGGGGCTGGCGACCGTCGGACTCACCCTCGTGTTCGCCGGTACAGGAATGATGCTCGCCGCCGCCCTCGTGCTGGTGCTGTCGAACCGCAAGCAGGCACGATCTGCTGCGATGCAGGGCGGGCTGCCGCTGCTCGCGATCGCCGTCACCGCGATCGCCGTCGCCGTGAACTGA
- the trmB gene encoding tRNA (guanosine(46)-N7)-methyltransferase TrmB, protein MPEIPVFREEPVSFVRRSGRMSQAQDRAFEELAPRYLIDVQRGLASTSVHAEARMNPTLEYGRDARLFVEIGSGQGHAIISAASSRPDDDFLAIEVFRAGLARTMLDADKAGVRNLRLVEANAPEVLDSYLPEGAASEVWIFFPDPWHKTRHTKRRLVRTGFGDSAARALEDGGLLRLATDWEDYALQMREVLDGEPQFERAFEGEWAQRYDGRVMTAFERKGIAKGRDIRDLVYRRTPRA, encoded by the coding sequence ATGCCCGAAATCCCCGTCTTCCGTGAAGAACCGGTCTCGTTCGTCAGGCGGAGCGGACGGATGTCTCAGGCGCAGGATCGAGCATTCGAAGAGCTCGCTCCGCGGTACCTGATCGACGTCCAGCGCGGCCTCGCCTCGACGAGCGTGCACGCGGAAGCGCGGATGAATCCGACGCTCGAGTACGGCCGCGATGCGCGCCTGTTCGTCGAGATCGGATCCGGTCAGGGACACGCGATCATCTCGGCCGCCTCGTCGCGGCCGGACGACGATTTCCTCGCCATCGAGGTGTTCAGGGCGGGGCTGGCCCGGACGATGCTCGACGCCGACAAGGCCGGGGTGCGGAACCTGCGACTCGTCGAGGCGAATGCTCCCGAGGTTCTCGACTCCTACCTGCCGGAGGGTGCGGCATCTGAAGTCTGGATCTTCTTTCCCGACCCGTGGCACAAGACGCGCCACACCAAGCGACGGCTGGTGCGCACGGGCTTCGGCGATTCGGCCGCTCGTGCACTCGAGGACGGCGGCCTGCTGCGACTCGCGACCGACTGGGAGGACTACGCGCTGCAGATGCGTGAGGTGCTGGACGGCGAACCGCAGTTCGAGCGCGCGTTCGAGGGCGAATGGGCCCAGCGATACGATGGGCGGGTGATGACGGCTTTCGAGCGCAAGGGGATCGCCAAGGGTCGCGACATCCGCGATCTCGTGTACCGGCGCACACCACGCGCATGA
- the thrC gene encoding threonine synthase, with translation MQYISTRGGTLGQFSDVLLEGLAPNGGLAVPETLPQLSADDLERLRPLTYPELATEVIGLFATDIPREDLARLTAAAYGGGKFAADEIVPLSEIGEGMTLVGLSEGPTLAFKDMAMQFLGEALEYVLEKSDRVLNVLGATSGDTGSAAEHALRGRERVSIFMLSPQGRMSAFQRAQMYSLQDENVHNIAVEGVFDDCQNLVKRLATDLDFKRAHSLGAVNSINFGRISAQIAYYVWAWLRVTDAVADSERAQFEVSFAVPSGNFGNILSGHYAKSMGVPIRKLVLASNENNVLDEFFRSGHYRPRSAENTLATSSPSMDVSRASNLERFVFDLLGRDPERTAAAWHELEERDEIDLSGELDRFESEFGIVSGTSTHDDRIATIREFSESSGVILDPHTADGAKVARAHVEAGIPMLVLETAKPAKFADLITEALGTTVEPDADTQAMLDAPARVTNMPHDEQQLRAYINERALR, from the coding sequence TTGCAGTACATCTCCACACGCGGCGGCACGCTCGGACAGTTCAGCGACGTCCTTCTCGAAGGACTCGCGCCCAACGGCGGTCTCGCCGTCCCGGAGACGCTGCCGCAGCTCAGCGCCGACGACCTCGAGCGCCTGCGCCCATTGACCTACCCCGAGCTCGCCACAGAGGTCATCGGCCTGTTCGCCACCGACATCCCCCGCGAAGACCTCGCCCGACTCACCGCGGCTGCCTATGGGGGCGGCAAGTTCGCGGCTGACGAGATCGTCCCGCTCAGCGAGATCGGCGAGGGCATGACGCTCGTCGGCCTGTCCGAGGGCCCGACGCTGGCGTTCAAGGACATGGCGATGCAGTTCCTCGGCGAGGCGCTGGAGTACGTCCTCGAGAAGAGCGACCGCGTGCTGAACGTGCTCGGCGCCACGTCGGGCGACACCGGATCCGCCGCCGAGCACGCCCTGCGCGGCCGCGAACGCGTCTCGATCTTCATGCTCTCCCCCCAGGGCAGGATGAGCGCGTTCCAGCGTGCGCAGATGTACTCGCTGCAGGACGAGAACGTGCACAACATCGCCGTAGAGGGCGTCTTCGACGACTGCCAGAACCTCGTCAAGCGCCTCGCGACAGACCTCGACTTCAAGCGCGCGCACAGCCTCGGCGCCGTCAACTCGATCAACTTCGGCCGCATCTCGGCGCAGATCGCCTATTACGTGTGGGCATGGCTGCGTGTGACCGACGCAGTGGCCGACAGCGAACGCGCACAGTTCGAGGTCTCGTTCGCTGTGCCGTCCGGCAACTTCGGGAACATCCTCTCCGGTCACTACGCGAAGAGCATGGGCGTGCCGATTCGCAAGCTCGTGCTCGCATCGAACGAGAACAACGTCCTCGACGAGTTCTTCCGCAGCGGCCACTACCGTCCGCGCAGCGCCGAGAACACCCTCGCGACCTCGAGCCCTTCGATGGACGTATCGCGCGCCTCGAACCTCGAGCGATTCGTCTTCGACCTTCTGGGTCGCGACCCCGAGCGCACGGCCGCGGCGTGGCACGAGCTCGAGGAGCGCGATGAGATCGACCTCTCCGGCGAACTGGACCGGTTCGAGTCGGAGTTCGGCATCGTCAGCGGTACGAGCACGCACGATGATCGCATCGCGACCATCCGCGAGTTCTCCGAGAGCAGCGGTGTGATCCTCGACCCGCACACCGCCGACGGCGCCAAGGTGGCCAGAGCTCACGTCGAAGCCGGCATCCCGATGCTCGTGCTCGAAACGGCAAAGCCGGCGAAGTTCGCCGATCTGATCACCGAAGCGCTCGGCACGACGGTCGAGCCGGATGCCGACACCCAGGCGATGCTCGATGCACCGGCGCGTGTGACGAACATGCCCCACGACGAGCAGCAGCTGCGGGCCTACATCAACGAACGCGCCCTGCGCTGA
- a CDS encoding CPBP family glutamic-type intramembrane protease, which produces MTRSGWMPRIAPALLVCLAAPAFFVVQWTWLGWLLLAAGIGAAWLMERGAVTASGPSLTRDLSLIAFGLLIVSVIPLAAELDNMAMLRFTLALGGAVVVPYLISRFVYRDRAISFPWRTHRRWEGLQWAWLVAVLVLGWLILPFYFITSGVYLNWPVVDTPELIGRLFVGVGAVGIWDELFFICTVFALLRRHFPDVVANVLQMIVFVSFLWELGYREWGPLLTIPFALLQGSIFLKTHSLAYVVAVHLLFDAMVFAVLVHAHNPGLLPIFLI; this is translated from the coding sequence ATGACGCGTTCAGGCTGGATGCCGAGGATCGCTCCTGCCCTCCTGGTGTGTCTCGCGGCACCGGCGTTCTTCGTCGTCCAGTGGACATGGCTGGGGTGGCTGCTGCTCGCAGCGGGTATCGGCGCGGCCTGGTTGATGGAACGCGGAGCGGTGACGGCATCCGGCCCTTCGCTCACACGCGACCTCTCACTGATCGCGTTCGGGCTGCTGATCGTCAGCGTGATCCCGCTGGCCGCCGAGCTCGACAACATGGCGATGCTGCGATTCACGCTCGCCCTCGGCGGCGCCGTCGTGGTCCCGTACCTGATCTCGCGGTTCGTGTATCGCGACCGGGCGATCAGCTTCCCATGGCGCACGCACCGCCGATGGGAGGGCCTGCAGTGGGCCTGGCTCGTGGCGGTGCTGGTGCTCGGGTGGCTGATCCTGCCGTTCTACTTCATCACCAGCGGTGTGTATCTGAACTGGCCGGTCGTCGACACCCCCGAATTGATCGGCAGGCTCTTCGTCGGCGTGGGCGCGGTGGGGATCTGGGACGAGCTGTTCTTCATCTGCACGGTGTTCGCGCTGCTGCGGCGGCACTTCCCCGATGTGGTCGCGAACGTGCTCCAGATGATCGTGTTCGTGTCGTTCCTGTGGGAGCTCGGCTACCGCGAGTGGGGTCCGCTGCTGACGATCCCGTTCGCCCTGCTGCAGGGCTCCATCTTCCTGAAGACGCACTCACTCGCGTACGTGGTCGCCGTGCATCTGCTGTTCGACGCTATGGTGTTCGCTGTGCTCGTGCATGCGCACAATCCTGGGCTGCTGCCGATCTTCCTCATCTGA
- a CDS encoding MerR family transcriptional regulator: MRQSHESDRDEVEQPPLQTISAFARSVGLSASALRQYGETGLLAPADVEERTGYRYYSLEQQQRAIWIRRLRDAGLSLERISAMFESDLPGAEIILRAWRADARERYEVITALVDDLTFTLRARVEKNPAIRTSARFDAAALASAIRQVASASADAGGDDDHDGVLIEVGHTSAAIVATDRYVLMARTGLSSVIDGPPARVRFAPAQVLEWLRGRQSVDLVIDAPSGRDHDAASAVNRFCDERDDELSLPNRADLFPSVHRMLETAAFPPTNALFSLDEVRSLTSAPEDDTVHLNVDGDSALLTSGRRSVSGAGMGVTAALALSRPVLRRIADASVGHELTCDMHDSGRALVWRAPSQPDFVALVMPHQP; the protein is encoded by the coding sequence ATGAGGCAGTCGCATGAGTCCGATCGCGACGAGGTCGAGCAGCCGCCGTTGCAGACGATCAGTGCGTTCGCTCGCTCAGTCGGCCTGAGTGCGAGTGCGCTGCGTCAGTACGGGGAGACAGGTCTGCTCGCACCCGCCGATGTCGAGGAGCGAACCGGATATCGCTACTACTCGCTGGAACAGCAGCAGCGAGCGATATGGATTCGACGTCTGAGGGATGCAGGGCTCTCTCTGGAGCGCATCAGTGCGATGTTCGAGAGCGATCTCCCGGGAGCGGAGATCATCCTGCGTGCCTGGCGTGCCGACGCTCGCGAGCGCTATGAAGTGATCACGGCACTGGTGGACGACCTGACTTTCACTCTGCGCGCACGAGTAGAGAAGAACCCCGCGATACGCACCTCGGCCCGATTCGATGCCGCGGCTCTGGCATCCGCCATCCGGCAGGTCGCTTCGGCCAGTGCGGATGCCGGTGGAGACGACGACCACGACGGCGTACTCATCGAGGTCGGTCACACATCGGCCGCGATCGTCGCGACAGACCGCTACGTGTTGATGGCGCGAACAGGACTCTCCTCGGTGATCGATGGTCCACCGGCTCGGGTGAGATTCGCTCCAGCACAGGTGCTGGAGTGGCTTCGAGGTCGGCAGTCGGTGGATCTCGTCATCGATGCCCCGTCCGGGCGTGACCACGATGCGGCGAGCGCAGTGAATCGGTTCTGCGATGAGCGCGATGACGAGCTGTCACTGCCGAACCGAGCGGACCTTTTCCCGAGCGTGCATCGAATGCTCGAGACGGCTGCGTTTCCGCCCACCAATGCGCTCTTCTCCCTGGACGAAGTGCGGAGCCTCACCTCAGCGCCGGAGGACGACACTGTGCACCTCAACGTCGACGGTGACTCCGCGCTGCTGACGTCCGGCCGACGGTCGGTCTCAGGTGCCGGCATGGGTGTCACCGCTGCCCTAGCTCTGTCTCGGCCCGTTCTGCGCCGCATCGCCGACGCCTCCGTCGGTCACGAACTCACGTGCGACATGCATGACTCCGGTCGGGCGCTGGTGTGGCGGGCCCCCAGCCAGCCGGACTTCGTCGCGCTGGTGATGCCGCACCAGCCATGA
- the argS gene encoding arginine--tRNA ligase — MNPDTLAEALLAVVTPIAASLRPDEALGIDAADIALERPRNRDHGDWASNIAMRLAKKLGTNPRELAQRIADEIVGVDGVKSAEVAGPGFINFRLDAAAAGVLAKMIVDAGTAYGTNDSQTGVSVNVEFVSANPTGPLHIAHTRWAALGDSIVRLLLASGANAIREYYINDAGAQMQRFANSIIAAAKGEPTPEGGYPGQYIATLAARVVEARPDLLDLADSEQLTVAEDLAYEFQLAEIKSSLDRFNVPFDVWFSERTLHAKDAAGVSLIDQAVDRLREQGHVFDEDGAVWVRTTDFGDDKDRVIRRSNGEYTYFAADAAYYLNKGDRRFENKIYLLGADHHGYVHRLKAIAGAAGQDPEKNVEVLIGQMVSINGARLSKRAGNIIEMDDLLDWLGTDALRYSLERSPADSPLDLDPELLQKRTNDNPVFYVQYAHARTHNVGRNAADSGVDRSEFAPETLTHETESALLGALQEFPRIVAFAAQVREPHRVARYLEELAGLYHRWYDNCRVTPLSDDPIESVHRTRLWLNDATGQVLRNGLGLLGVSAPERM; from the coding sequence ATGAACCCCGACACCCTCGCCGAAGCCCTCCTCGCCGTCGTCACGCCGATCGCCGCGTCCCTGCGACCCGACGAGGCGCTCGGCATCGATGCAGCCGACATCGCGCTGGAGCGTCCGCGCAACCGCGACCACGGCGACTGGGCATCCAATATCGCGATGCGGCTCGCGAAGAAGCTCGGCACGAACCCGCGCGAGCTCGCGCAGCGCATCGCCGACGAGATCGTCGGCGTCGACGGAGTGAAGAGCGCAGAGGTCGCCGGCCCCGGGTTCATCAACTTCCGCCTGGATGCCGCCGCCGCGGGTGTGCTCGCCAAGATGATCGTCGACGCGGGCACCGCATACGGCACGAACGACTCCCAGACCGGCGTCAGCGTCAACGTCGAGTTCGTGTCGGCGAACCCGACCGGGCCGCTGCACATCGCCCACACCCGCTGGGCGGCTCTCGGCGACTCGATCGTGCGCCTGCTGCTCGCCAGCGGCGCGAACGCGATCCGCGAGTACTACATCAACGACGCCGGTGCGCAGATGCAGCGCTTCGCCAACTCGATCATCGCGGCGGCGAAGGGCGAGCCGACCCCCGAGGGCGGATACCCGGGCCAGTACATCGCCACGCTCGCTGCGCGCGTGGTCGAGGCGCGTCCCGATCTGCTCGACCTGGCGGACTCCGAGCAGCTCACGGTCGCCGAAGACCTCGCGTACGAGTTCCAGCTGGCCGAGATCAAGAGCTCTCTCGATCGCTTCAACGTGCCCTTCGACGTCTGGTTCTCCGAGCGCACACTGCATGCGAAGGATGCCGCGGGCGTGAGCCTGATCGACCAGGCGGTGGATCGCCTGCGCGAGCAGGGCCATGTGTTCGACGAGGACGGCGCCGTCTGGGTGCGCACCACCGACTTCGGCGATGACAAGGACCGCGTCATCCGCCGCTCCAACGGCGAGTACACCTATTTCGCCGCCGACGCCGCGTACTACCTGAACAAGGGCGACCGCCGGTTCGAGAACAAGATCTACCTGCTGGGCGCCGACCACCACGGCTATGTGCACCGCCTCAAGGCGATCGCCGGCGCGGCAGGCCAGGACCCGGAGAAGAACGTCGAGGTGCTGATCGGACAGATGGTGTCGATCAACGGCGCACGACTCTCCAAGCGCGCTGGCAACATCATCGAGATGGACGACCTGCTCGACTGGCTAGGCACCGATGCGCTGCGGTACTCGCTGGAGCGTTCGCCGGCCGACTCGCCGCTCGACCTCGATCCGGAGCTTCTTCAGAAGCGCACGAACGACAACCCGGTCTTCTACGTGCAGTACGCGCACGCCCGCACGCACAACGTCGGACGCAACGCCGCCGATTCCGGTGTCGATCGCTCGGAGTTCGCCCCGGAGACGTTGACGCATGAGACGGAGTCCGCGCTCCTCGGTGCGCTGCAGGAGTTCCCGCGCATCGTCGCATTCGCCGCCCAGGTGCGCGAGCCGCATCGTGTCGCGCGCTACCTAGAGGAACTGGCCGGTCTGTACCACCGCTGGTACGACAACTGCCGCGTGACCCCGCTGAGCGACGACCCGATCGAGAGCGTGCACCGCACGCGGCTGTGGCTGAACGACGCCACGGGCCAGGTTCTGCGCAACGGGCTCGGACTGCTCGGCGTGTCAGCCCCCGAGCGCATGTGA
- a CDS encoding SGNH/GDSL hydrolase family protein: MASGRMTRGARAVTVFVALTAAITAVVLGVWRPWVPAPIESPVLASEEVVAVAPAPLILPEHPQVLVFGDSWTYGSAASDPTLGYAYLLADLLDGETTVDGVRGSGYLKPGIDGPTFGERIAALDPALDPDLVIIQGSINDRASGAAGYREAVTAAWDALAETYPEATIVVLGPAPHELPVGDATARIDRDLAALAGGRGWWYISPVQQEWITDQNYLGVIDVDLGNRHPSTDGHRYLAEKVAAALSELMAAPVTEAGGAQTPPEQ; this comes from the coding sequence ATGGCTTCGGGGAGGATGACGCGCGGCGCCCGTGCGGTGACGGTCTTCGTCGCGCTCACGGCTGCGATCACCGCCGTCGTCCTCGGCGTCTGGCGGCCGTGGGTTCCGGCCCCGATCGAGTCGCCGGTCCTCGCATCGGAAGAGGTCGTCGCCGTGGCTCCCGCACCGCTCATCCTGCCAGAGCATCCGCAGGTCCTGGTCTTCGGCGACTCGTGGACCTACGGCTCCGCGGCGAGCGATCCCACGCTCGGATACGCCTACCTGCTGGCAGATCTGCTGGACGGTGAGACCACCGTGGACGGCGTGCGCGGGAGCGGCTATCTGAAGCCGGGGATCGACGGGCCGACCTTCGGTGAGCGAATCGCCGCGCTGGATCCGGCGCTCGACCCGGACCTCGTGATCATCCAGGGCTCCATCAATGATCGCGCCTCGGGGGCTGCGGGATATCGCGAAGCCGTGACGGCCGCGTGGGATGCGCTGGCCGAGACATACCCCGAAGCCACGATCGTGGTGCTGGGCCCCGCTCCGCACGAGCTGCCCGTCGGCGATGCGACGGCCCGGATCGATCGGGACCTCGCTGCGCTGGCCGGCGGCAGGGGCTGGTGGTACATCTCCCCCGTGCAACAGGAATGGATCACCGATCAGAACTACCTTGGCGTGATCGATGTCGACCTCGGCAACAGGCATCCGTCCACCGACGGCCACCGATACCTCGCTGAGAAGGTCGCGGCGGCGCTGAGCGAGCTCATGGCCGCGCCGGTGACCGAGGCCGGCGGTGCGCAGACCCCACCCGAGCAGTGA
- a CDS encoding GyrI-like domain-containing protein: MPGKVDFKKTIDAYRARKGRFDVIDVPELNYLMIDGHGDPNTSPEFTTAVEALYPLAYTLKFTSKRELDRDYTVMPLEGLWWADDHAAFTAARDKSQWDWTLMIMQPEWIDHELVADAVATAAAKNQEGRVHEVRFGSYAEGRCVQTLHVGAFDEEAPLLAEMHDVFIPRNGLRMTGKHHEIYFSDPRKGAPERRRTILRQPVAAA, encoded by the coding sequence ATGCCAGGCAAAGTCGATTTCAAGAAGACGATCGACGCGTACCGCGCCCGCAAGGGCCGCTTCGACGTCATCGACGTCCCTGAGCTGAACTACCTCATGATCGACGGTCACGGCGACCCGAACACCTCGCCCGAGTTCACCACCGCCGTCGAGGCGCTCTACCCGCTCGCGTACACGCTGAAGTTCACCAGCAAGCGCGAGCTCGACCGCGACTACACAGTCATGCCGCTTGAGGGGCTGTGGTGGGCAGACGATCATGCAGCGTTCACCGCCGCTCGCGACAAATCGCAGTGGGACTGGACGCTGATGATCATGCAGCCCGAGTGGATCGATCACGAGCTCGTCGCGGATGCCGTCGCCACCGCCGCCGCGAAGAACCAGGAAGGCCGGGTGCATGAAGTGCGCTTCGGCTCATATGCCGAGGGCAGGTGCGTGCAGACGCTGCACGTCGGGGCGTTCGACGAGGAGGCTCCCCTACTCGCCGAGATGCACGACGTGTTCATCCCCCGGAACGGTCTGCGGATGACCGGGAAGCACCACGAGATCTACTTCAGCGATCCGCGCAAGGGCGCACCGGAGCGGCGTCGCACGATCCTCCGCCAGCCGGTCGCCGCCGCCTGA
- a CDS encoding nucleotidyl transferase AbiEii/AbiGii toxin family protein: MARSRGAPGILSAADLNSTTAAFGVSAHQVRRDHVISHALAALSRIESDRLLFFGGTALARTYLPDLRLSEDIDLIALSPRPVLARDIQDVLISALGRVVGTPTFVPDIVNTRQAQTSVMLIGDASIQLQLLPHTGYPRWPTEVRTLEQRYADAPPAELRVLTAPAFAAAKLAAWHDRHAPRDLYDLWALATRGLITDEARRLHARFGPTTAAHSVAFAPLPSQTEWNDALAHQGRVRVTAAEAAATVADAWAS, encoded by the coding sequence ATGGCTCGAAGTCGTGGGGCGCCGGGCATCCTCTCGGCCGCGGATCTGAACTCAACGACGGCTGCATTCGGCGTTTCCGCGCACCAGGTGCGACGGGATCACGTGATCTCTCACGCCCTCGCAGCTCTCTCGCGAATCGAAAGCGACCGTCTGCTCTTCTTCGGCGGCACTGCGCTGGCACGCACGTACCTCCCGGACCTGCGTCTATCCGAGGACATCGATCTCATCGCGCTTTCTCCGCGCCCCGTGCTGGCGCGTGATATCCAAGACGTACTCATCTCGGCTCTCGGCAGAGTGGTGGGAACGCCGACCTTCGTTCCGGACATCGTGAACACTCGCCAGGCACAAACATCAGTAATGCTAATCGGCGACGCCTCGATCCAATTGCAGCTGCTCCCTCACACGGGATATCCGCGATGGCCCACAGAGGTGCGCACCCTGGAGCAGAGGTATGCAGACGCCCCACCGGCTGAGCTGCGAGTTCTCACCGCACCGGCATTCGCTGCAGCAAAGCTCGCGGCATGGCACGATCGCCATGCACCCCGAGACCTCTACGACCTCTGGGCGCTGGCCACGCGCGGTCTCATCACCGACGAAGCGCGTCGACTCCATGCACGGTTCGGCCCGACGACGGCCGCGCACTCCGTTGCCTTCGCGCCTCTACCTTCGCAGACCGAGTGGAACGATGCGCTTGCGCATCAGGGCCGCGTGCGTGTGACGGCTGCGGAGGCGGCCGCGACAGTGGCCGACGCGTGGGCCTCCTGA
- a CDS encoding type IV toxin-antitoxin system AbiEi family antitoxin domain-containing protein — protein MDDVEVIRTIERAPMRTVRTEDIGAIVTNTTRTIARLIRKGAVTKLAHGVYTVPPDGADARGWKPPLEAGALALATARFGPRAVVLMGAGAARHWHAIPRAIGITTIAVGERGIKPVELATGGRVHFVFRRIDEVDATLEQTVLGAALVTSPPQTLFDLLANRTVRAALGEGQHSEAVANLAARVTRAQFQRVLEQSSRVPPSARALLASLED, from the coding sequence ATGGATGACGTCGAAGTGATCCGCACGATCGAACGTGCTCCGATGCGAACCGTACGCACGGAGGATATCGGAGCGATCGTCACCAACACGACGCGCACCATCGCTCGCCTTATTCGGAAGGGTGCCGTGACTAAGCTCGCGCACGGCGTGTACACGGTCCCACCTGACGGCGCAGATGCACGTGGATGGAAGCCACCGCTCGAGGCGGGAGCGCTTGCCCTGGCCACCGCGCGCTTTGGACCCCGCGCCGTCGTTCTGATGGGCGCTGGTGCCGCGCGACATTGGCACGCGATTCCGCGCGCCATAGGAATCACGACGATCGCAGTGGGGGAGCGCGGCATTAAACCCGTCGAACTTGCGACGGGCGGGCGCGTTCACTTCGTGTTCCGACGCATCGACGAAGTCGACGCAACGCTCGAGCAGACAGTTCTCGGCGCTGCCCTCGTGACGTCCCCTCCGCAGACCTTGTTCGACCTGCTGGCCAATCGCACGGTGCGCGCGGCACTGGGAGAAGGGCAGCACAGTGAGGCCGTTGCGAATCTCGCGGCGCGGGTCACGCGTGCGCAGTTCCAGAGGGTGCTCGAGCAGAGCAGCCGTGTGCCTCCCTCGGCTCGAGCCCTTTTGGCATCACTGGAGGACTGA
- a CDS encoding MFS transporter, with protein sequence MTPLRSARGFNAWVAATVGSELGSGILAFALTWTASGIGPQVASAVLTLTVAPSVALGLLGGAVADRFGPRRVMIAGTLAMLLVSAALGVAVILWMPSAVLLLIAATLIGTVAAFQRPAAGVFPRLFVADADLGAAMARVGMASQFARTIAPPAGGLLVGLIALSGVAFLDVVGAVVMLCTLLLIRPPRANAPARDAVSLRGIVTGVATARRTSGVPALLACVGIVAGAVIPAVLLGIPLAARERGWSASDAGVIEAGWIAGGLACGAWFAWRGTATKVSRPMALGPLVVAAGLGLLAIAPAWIVALIGTTFIGVGVVVFTAHVFPTYLLFAPSAMVSRFQALLILVQQAPQLLVSPLIGLFVAVVGTGPVLAVSGLVATLATLIVVTDRTLRTFTTNR encoded by the coding sequence ATGACGCCGCTGCGCTCAGCCCGAGGTTTCAACGCCTGGGTCGCCGCGACGGTCGGTTCAGAACTCGGCTCAGGGATCCTCGCCTTCGCTCTGACGTGGACCGCGTCCGGTATCGGCCCGCAGGTCGCATCTGCCGTGCTCACGCTCACTGTCGCTCCGTCCGTGGCCCTGGGATTGCTCGGGGGTGCCGTCGCCGACCGGTTCGGACCGCGTCGTGTCATGATCGCCGGCACGCTCGCGATGCTCCTCGTCAGCGCGGCCCTCGGCGTCGCGGTCATTCTCTGGATGCCGTCCGCCGTCCTTCTGCTGATCGCAGCGACGCTCATCGGCACCGTCGCAGCCTTCCAGCGGCCGGCAGCAGGCGTCTTCCCACGTCTGTTCGTCGCTGATGCCGATCTCGGAGCCGCGATGGCACGTGTCGGGATGGCGAGCCAGTTCGCGCGAACGATCGCTCCCCCGGCCGGCGGCCTGCTGGTCGGACTCATCGCCCTGAGCGGAGTGGCGTTCTTGGATGTCGTCGGCGCCGTCGTGATGCTCTGCACACTGCTGCTGATCCGACCTCCGCGTGCGAACGCTCCAGCCCGCGACGCGGTGTCGCTGCGCGGGATCGTCACCGGTGTCGCAACAGCGCGCCGAACGAGCGGCGTTCCTGCGCTCCTGGCTTGTGTGGGGATCGTCGCGGGAGCCGTCATCCCCGCCGTCCTGCTGGGCATCCCTCTGGCCGCACGGGAGCGCGGCTGGTCCGCATCCGATGCCGGCGTCATCGAGGCCGGTTGGATCGCCGGCGGCCTGGCCTGCGGCGCGTGGTTCGCGTGGCGCGGGACTGCGACGAAGGTGTCCCGGCCCATGGCGCTCGGTCCGCTTGTCGTCGCCGCCGGTCTCGGACTGCTCGCCATAGCCCCCGCGTGGATCGTCGCGCTGATCGGCACGACGTTCATCGGTGTCGGCGTGGTCGTGTTCACTGCCCACGTCTTCCCGACCTACCTTCTGTTCGCACCGTCCGCGATGGTCTCGAGGTTTCAGGCTCTGCTGATCCTCGTGCAGCAGGCGCCGCAGCTCCTCGTGAGCCCGCTGATCGGGCTCTTCGTCGCCGTCGTCGGGACAGGGCCTGTGCTCGCCGTGTCAGGATTGGTGGCGACGCTCGCGACGCTCATCGTCGTCACCGACAGGACGCTGCGAACCTTCACGACGAACCGATGA